The Variovorax sp. J2L1-78 genome segment GCCGCTGTCGATTCCCATCCAGCCCTAAACCCCAGTTCTATATGAATCAACGACTTGCGTCGGCTTGCCTCACGAGCTTTAAAACTGCGGTTTCACTTAACTTTAAATTCAGGGCTGTCTATCTCATCTAACTTTGCACCGTGGCACCGGGGGCGGTGGCCTTAGCCAGCGAGGGGTGGCCATGGGCCCGCCGCAGGTGGCGTTTCGCGAAAACCACGCGACGTAGGGCAGGATGCGCCCAACACCGGACCTTCGCCGTGCACCTCCAGTTCCACACCAAATTCCAACTATGAGCAGCATCGGTGTCCTCGTTCGGGCCTCGCAGGAAATTGAAGAGCTCGACGCCGACTGGCTGCCGCTGCCGTTGGGCACCCGGCCCCATGTCCACGCTGTCATCTACGAACTGACTGGCGTCACGACGAAATCGCAGCGGTTTGACCTTCGTCCGAAAGGTATTGCCTTGGAGCTTGAAGTCGGCGATGACGAGCCGCCGATGTCCGTCACTGCATCGGGGGTGTTCGACGAGGCGGCTGTTGCGATTCTGAAGAAGCTATGTACGGCTCTTGCCGCCCGGTTGTACGACAGCGAGGAAGGTCGATTCATAATTTGAGCGACCGCCGCTGGCGGCCAACAGCGGACCTTCATGCCAGCCTTCCAACTTGCCAAGAACTGACCGACGGGCGTGCCCCATACCCGCCTGGAGCCGCGCCCAGCGAAACCTTTTGGAGGGCGCTCGTAGAATTCGCCGCTTTGCCGAGACAAACATGACCACTGCCAAGAAGCAAACGGCGTTCACGCGCCCCCTGACACCCAGCGTCGAGCTCGCAGCTGTCATAGGTTCCGCACCCCAGCCTCGAACCGAGGTCACCAAACTGCTGTGGGGCTACATCAAGCTGAACAATCTCCAAAACCCCGCGAACAAGCGCAATATCCTTTGTGATGCCAAGCTTCAGGCGGTGATGGGCAAGCCCGAGGTGACGATGTTCGAAATGTCGGGTCTCGTCGGGAAGCACCTGTCCTGAAGAGCGTTGCCGCACGCACGCATCGGCCCCGGCCGGCCAGGAGTCGACCTGGTCGGTGACCGGCCCAGACGGCCAAGAGCGGAAGTTCGAGGTCCGCGGCAAATTTCTTGCTCTCCTCTCCGCTGGTCTCGGTAAGCATCTGTCAGCAGCGAAGGCCCGACTGCCCTTTTACTTCTTCTCCAGTCTTGGAATGAGTCCAGGCCCTGTTGGCGTAGTGCGCGTCGGTTGCACAACCACTGTCTATAATTTTTGCTTCCGCTCCCCCGCCAAAGATCAGCAACAGCCGCATCTCAGCCAACTGGGGAGTTCTTCCCCTGTCTCACTGGCTGAGGTGTATCGTGCCCGAGCGCTTTTACAGAGAATTGCTGCGGTATTTCACTCGCAAGATCCGTGACGATGATGCTGCGGCCGATGTGGTGCAAGAGGCCTATACGCGCGTGTATGCGCTTCAGAATGCGGGGGGCGCGGTGCTGGAACCACGGGCTTTGCTGTATCACACGGGCCGAAACATCGTGGCCACCGCTGCGACCCGACGTGTCGCCGAGCAACGCATGCTCGACGCGCTCGCCCTGATCTCCAGCGACAGCGCGCCGACGGCCGAGCACCAGGCGATCGCGCGCCAGCAGTTGAACAGGCTCATCGAGCGCCTCGCCGTCATGCCGCGCAAGCGACGGGAAGCCTTTATCCTTGTGCGGATCCACGGCTATGCCTACAAGGAAGCGGCCGAGCACATGGGACTGAGCGAATCTGCCGTGGAGCGCAACGTCATGCGCGGGATTTTCGATTGCGCAGGCCTCGCGCCCTCGCGCGCGTGAACGGCCGGACGCAAATGACGCCACTCACGCCGCCGCCCCGATCCATGATCGAGCATGCGCTCCTGCTGATCGGCCGCACGCACAAGGGACAGCCGGAGACGGCACGTGCCGCGCAGACGGAGCTCGCAGCGTGGCGCGACCGCAGTGCAACGCACGCCGATGCCGTCCGAGCAGCGCAGCAACTCTGGGAGGCGACCGACGGCAGCGCGTTGGTGAACAGCGTGCCGGTGCCCCGCAGCCCCGCCCCAACCAATCTGACGCGGCGCCGGGTTGTCGGTCTTCTTGGCGCCAGCGGTCTGGCCGCGCTCCTGGCGGCCGGCGGGGGCTGGTACTGGCAGCAACCTGTCTACACCTTGAGCCTGGCCACCGGACATTCGCAAATGCTCGAACGAACCTTGCCCGACGGTACCCAGCTGAGCCTGGCCGCGCGCACTCAGGGATCAATCGTCTACTACCGCGACCGCCGTGAGGTCCGGCTGGTCGATGGCGAGATCCGCTTCCAGGTCACGCCCGATGCCGAACGCCCGTTTAGCGTCGCGACCGACTGGGGGCGCGTACGGGTGCTGGGAACCACCTTCAGCGTCCGCGCACGCGAGAACGGCATGCGCGTCGCCGTCTCGGAGGGTCGCGTGGGTGTCTGGCCTGGTCGAGCGGACAGGATGCTCGTCGACTTGGCGGGCGAGCCAGCGGCGGTCCTCCAAGGGGGCGAGGCGATCGAATCCGATGGGCAGCGCCTGGGGCCACCGATGGCGATTCAGCCCGACTCCGTCGGCGCGTGGCGGCACGGCTGGTTGGTCTTCGACAACACACCACTGCCCGAAGCCCTGGCGCGTTGGAACGATTACCTTCAGCGCCCCGTGAGGCTGGGCGGGTCCGCTGAACTGAACATGCTGCGCCTGAGCGGCAGCTTTCCCCTGCGCAATCCGCAAGCCTTTCTGGCCGGCTTGCCGGACATCCTTCCGGTCCGCATCGTCCAGATACCAGGAGGCGCTGCCACCATCGAGATGCGTTGAACGAGCTGTGCCCTCGTGGACGCGCTGCTCCGAGTTGGAGGAAGCGCTCGCAACTCAGATACATGGAGTTTCAATTGCTTTTGTCAGGG includes the following:
- a CDS encoding SWIB/MDM2 domain-containing protein — translated: MTTAKKQTAFTRPLTPSVELAAVIGSAPQPRTEVTKLLWGYIKLNNLQNPANKRNILCDAKLQAVMGKPEVTMFEMSGLVGKHLS
- a CDS encoding RNA polymerase sigma factor, whose product is MPERFYRELLRYFTRKIRDDDAAADVVQEAYTRVYALQNAGGAVLEPRALLYHTGRNIVATAATRRVAEQRMLDALALISSDSAPTAEHQAIARQQLNRLIERLAVMPRKRREAFILVRIHGYAYKEAAEHMGLSESAVERNVMRGIFDCAGLAPSRA
- a CDS encoding FecR family protein, which produces MTPLTPPPRSMIEHALLLIGRTHKGQPETARAAQTELAAWRDRSATHADAVRAAQQLWEATDGSALVNSVPVPRSPAPTNLTRRRVVGLLGASGLAALLAAGGGWYWQQPVYTLSLATGHSQMLERTLPDGTQLSLAARTQGSIVYYRDRREVRLVDGEIRFQVTPDAERPFSVATDWGRVRVLGTTFSVRARENGMRVAVSEGRVGVWPGRADRMLVDLAGEPAAVLQGGEAIESDGQRLGPPMAIQPDSVGAWRHGWLVFDNTPLPEALARWNDYLQRPVRLGGSAELNMLRLSGSFPLRNPQAFLAGLPDILPVRIVQIPGGAATIEMR